From one Candidatus Thioglobus sp. NP1 genomic stretch:
- a CDS encoding DsbC family protein: MNRLLLLILLIFANSTFANVDIVIDKLKPFFPNLSSESISLSELNGFYQIVITDPQIDILYVSFDGRYVIQGAVTDLELMANISTTPINSERKKILDSISEDEKIIFKAENEKYIVHVFTDVDCPYCAKLHANMQGMNSLGITVKYLASPLEELHPNAQSAMEKIWCAEDKAIAIHNYKTERYLPDSPNCINPVEKQLAISKQLGVNGTPSIFFENGLNVPGYLEPNELLNSYLKTIAQ, encoded by the coding sequence ATGAATAGATTACTTTTATTAATATTATTAATTTTTGCTAATTCCACTTTTGCTAATGTTGATATTGTTATTGATAAATTAAAGCCATTCTTCCCTAACTTAAGTTCTGAAAGTATCAGCTTATCAGAGTTAAATGGCTTCTACCAGATTGTAATTACTGACCCTCAAATTGATATTTTGTACGTTTCATTCGATGGTAGGTATGTAATTCAGGGAGCAGTAACTGATTTAGAGTTAATGGCTAATATTTCAACAACACCTATTAATTCGGAGCGTAAAAAAATATTAGATAGTATTAGTGAGGACGAGAAAATTATATTTAAAGCTGAAAATGAAAAATATATTGTCCATGTTTTTACCGATGTTGATTGCCCCTATTGCGCAAAACTTCATGCAAATATGCAGGGAATGAATTCTTTGGGTATTACAGTTAAATACTTAGCCTCCCCACTAGAAGAACTTCATCCTAATGCTCAAAGTGCTATGGAAAAAATATGGTGTGCAGAAGATAAAGCTATTGCAATTCATAATTATAAAACTGAGCGATATTTGCCAGATAGTCCAAATTGTATTAATCCAGTTGAAAAGCAACTTGCAATCTCAAAACAATTAGGCGTCAATGGAACCCCCTCCATATTTTTTGAAAATGGCTTAAATGTTCCAGGCTATCTTGAGCCTAATGAACTTTTAAATAGCTATTTAAAAACCATTGCTCAATAA
- the rsmB gene encoding 16S rRNA (cytosine(967)-C(5))-methyltransferase RsmB yields MLNKQSARVLAHKAICLIALEKKSLSESLFSNAEADLAFAKSLVFGSIRFYHHLNDIITPRIKKPLDKENLDLHCLLVLGAYQIIYTDISRHAAINETVEVAKIIGKPWAKGFINAILRGIDRDQKVILESTHYSHPSWFLKKLKKDYPDNYQNILIENNKKAPMSIRIHPSIDRKKFQKKLEEKNILSTISDIAPQALILSEAVNVYKLPDFEKGSCYVQDISAQLSAQLISPQKGDYILDACCAPGGKTTHIAELCSEANVIALDNDEDRITKVHENINRLNVENVKVILGDASKTDWWDKKLFDKILIDAPCSSTGVIRRHPDIKLLRKGKDINQITKIQARILDNLWALLKPGGIMVYATCSILKDENENQIINFLKRFNNAKNQEIQISWGEGTIGKQQLPKHNYDGFYYAKISKKLNRK; encoded by the coding sequence TTGCTCAATAAACAAAGTGCTAGGGTTCTTGCACATAAAGCTATTTGTTTAATAGCTTTAGAGAAGAAATCCTTATCAGAATCTCTTTTTTCAAATGCAGAAGCTGACTTAGCATTTGCAAAATCTTTAGTGTTTGGATCAATTCGTTTTTATCATCACCTTAATGATATTATTACACCTCGAATTAAAAAACCACTAGATAAGGAAAACCTTGATCTGCATTGTTTATTAGTTTTAGGAGCTTATCAGATCATCTATACAGATATTTCTAGACATGCAGCTATAAATGAAACTGTTGAGGTTGCAAAGATAATTGGTAAGCCATGGGCCAAAGGATTTATTAATGCAATACTTAGAGGTATAGATCGTGATCAAAAAGTAATACTTGAGTCAACTCATTATTCTCACCCAAGTTGGTTTTTAAAAAAATTAAAAAAAGATTATCCAGATAATTACCAAAATATTTTAATAGAAAATAATAAAAAAGCTCCTATGTCGATAAGGATTCATCCATCAATTGACAGAAAAAAATTTCAAAAGAAACTTGAAGAAAAAAATATTTTAAGTACGATTTCTGATATTGCACCTCAAGCACTCATCCTTTCTGAAGCAGTCAATGTCTATAAATTGCCAGACTTTGAGAAGGGCTCATGTTATGTTCAAGATATCTCCGCACAATTATCAGCCCAACTAATCTCTCCACAAAAGGGAGATTATATCCTTGATGCTTGTTGCGCTCCTGGGGGGAAGACAACTCACATTGCCGAGCTTTGTTCAGAGGCAAATGTTATCGCATTAGATAATGATGAAGATCGAATAACAAAGGTTCATGAAAATATTAATCGACTTAATGTAGAAAACGTAAAAGTTATTCTAGGAGATGCCTCTAAAACTGACTGGTGGGACAAAAAACTTTTTGATAAGATTCTAATTGATGCTCCCTGCTCAAGCACTGGGGTTATTCGAAGACATCCAGATATAAAGTTACTAAGAAAAGGCAAGGATATTAATCAGATTACTAAAATTCAAGCCAGAATTCTAGATAATCTTTGGGCTCTATTGAAGCCTGGTGGGATTATGGTATATGCAACTTGTTCAATCTTAAAAGATGAAAATGAAAACCAAATTATTAACTTCCTTAAAAGATTTAATAATGCGAAAAATCAAGAGATTCAAATTTCATGGGGTGAGGGCACTATTGGAAAGCAGCAACTACCAAAGCATAATTATGATGGCTTCTATTATGCAAAAATTTCAAAAAAACTAAATAGAAAATAA
- the lon gene encoding endopeptidase La gives MGTEITTESNGIEKQSVPLLPLRDVVVFPHTVMPLFIGRKSSVNAITQAMEADKNVFLVTQKDEAIEEPNNDELHKVGTLATILQLLKLPDGTIKVLVEGVKRSKIEEFVDLGEHTEVILSECTLNFDDDTEIKAMMRLALENFEKYIKLSKKIPEEVYKVLKEITDVERFSDVIIANLSLKVEEKQLLLESEQARDRLEKILSILEGELDVLGAEQKIQNRVRKQMESNQRDYYLNEQMKSIQKELGTLDDENEIEDLQSSINKAKMPKEAKKKAQSELNKLQRMSSQSSDASIIRTYIENLCSVPWSKKTKTNQDLLKAKKILDEDHYGLDKVKERIMEHLAVQSRVTHNKANILCLVGPPGVGKTSLGESIAKSVNRKYVRMALGGVRDEAEIRGHRRTYIGAMPGSIVQKMQKVNVKNPLFLLDEIDKMASDFRGDPGSAMLEVLDPEQNHTFNDHYLEVDYDLSQVMFVATANSLNLPEALIDRMEIIQISGYTEDEKLEIAKRHLISKQMKNNGVKDSEIVFKDSAIMDIIRYYTREAGVRSLDREIGSICRKVVKDVTLKKRKARAIINSKSLPKFLGMKKFRFGLAEEHNQIGEVTGLAWTSVGGDLLTIEASSYKGKGKLNYTGQLGDVMKESIQAAMSVTRLRAESLGLSNDFHEKLDIHIHVPDGSTPKDGPSAGAAMCTALVSVLTGRKVKAAVAMTGEITLRGEITPIGGLKEKLLAAMRGGIKTVIIPEDNERELSEVPEKIKSKLEIIKVKWIDQVLDIALEKE, from the coding sequence ATGGGAACAGAAATCACAACAGAGTCAAATGGTATAGAAAAACAATCGGTACCCCTTCTACCTCTTCGAGATGTAGTAGTATTTCCGCATACTGTAATGCCCCTTTTCATTGGAAGGAAATCTTCTGTAAATGCTATCACTCAGGCTATGGAAGCAGATAAAAATGTTTTTTTAGTTACTCAGAAAGATGAGGCTATTGAAGAACCAAATAATGATGAGCTTCACAAAGTTGGTACTCTAGCAACCATTCTTCAATTACTTAAACTTCCAGATGGAACTATTAAGGTTTTAGTTGAAGGTGTTAAAAGATCAAAGATTGAAGAATTTGTTGACCTAGGTGAGCATACCGAAGTAATTTTAAGTGAGTGCACTCTAAATTTTGATGATGACACCGAAATCAAAGCCATGATGCGCTTAGCCTTGGAAAATTTTGAGAAATATATAAAGCTAAGTAAAAAAATTCCTGAAGAAGTTTACAAAGTCCTTAAAGAAATAACAGATGTTGAACGTTTTAGTGATGTCATTATTGCAAATCTTAGTCTTAAGGTAGAAGAGAAGCAGTTATTACTTGAGAGCGAACAAGCAAGGGATAGATTAGAAAAAATACTTTCAATACTTGAAGGTGAGCTTGACGTGCTAGGTGCAGAACAAAAAATACAGAATCGTGTTCGTAAGCAAATGGAATCAAATCAGCGCGACTACTATTTGAATGAGCAAATGAAGTCTATTCAAAAAGAGTTAGGTACTCTTGATGATGAGAATGAGATTGAAGATTTACAGTCAAGTATCAATAAGGCAAAAATGCCTAAAGAGGCTAAGAAAAAAGCACAAAGTGAGTTGAATAAACTACAGAGAATGTCCTCCCAATCATCAGATGCATCTATTATAAGAACTTATATTGAAAATTTATGTTCTGTACCTTGGAGTAAAAAAACAAAAACAAATCAAGATTTACTCAAAGCAAAAAAAATACTTGATGAAGATCACTATGGGTTGGATAAGGTTAAGGAAAGAATTATGGAGCACTTGGCAGTGCAAAGTCGAGTTACTCATAATAAGGCAAATATTCTATGTTTAGTTGGACCACCTGGAGTAGGTAAAACCTCTCTTGGTGAATCAATTGCAAAATCAGTCAATCGTAAATATGTTCGTATGGCTCTTGGTGGTGTAAGAGATGAGGCAGAAATTAGGGGACATAGGAGAACATATATAGGGGCTATGCCAGGATCAATCGTTCAAAAAATGCAAAAAGTAAATGTTAAAAATCCATTATTTCTTCTTGATGAGATTGATAAGATGGCTTCAGACTTTAGGGGAGACCCAGGTTCTGCTATGTTGGAAGTTCTGGATCCAGAGCAAAATCATACATTTAATGATCACTATTTAGAAGTTGATTATGATCTTTCACAAGTTATGTTTGTTGCAACTGCAAACTCATTAAACCTTCCTGAGGCATTAATTGATAGAATGGAAATCATTCAAATCTCTGGATACACCGAGGATGAGAAGCTTGAAATTGCAAAACGGCACTTAATTTCAAAACAAATGAAAAATAATGGTGTTAAGGATTCTGAGATTGTTTTCAAGGACTCTGCAATAATGGATATTATTCGCTACTACACACGTGAGGCAGGCGTTCGAAGCCTTGATCGTGAAATAGGAAGTATATGTAGAAAAGTTGTAAAAGATGTAACACTTAAGAAGCGTAAAGCAAGGGCAATTATTAATTCAAAGAGCCTACCAAAATTTTTGGGAATGAAGAAATTTCGCTTTGGTCTTGCTGAAGAACATAATCAAATTGGTGAAGTTACTGGATTGGCATGGACTTCAGTTGGTGGTGATCTTCTTACAATTGAAGCCTCTTCATATAAGGGTAAAGGTAAGCTTAATTATACGGGCCAACTTGGTGATGTTATGAAAGAGTCTATCCAAGCCGCAATGTCAGTAACTCGGCTTCGTGCAGAATCTTTGGGATTATCAAATGATTTCCATGAAAAGCTTGATATTCATATCCATGTTCCTGATGGCTCAACTCCAAAGGATGGCCCTAGCGCAGGAGCAGCAATGTGTACCGCTCTAGTTTCAGTTTTAACAGGCCGTAAAGTTAAAGCTGCTGTTGCGATGACTGGCGAGATAACTCTTAGAGGTGAAATCACGCCTATTGGAGGTCTCAAAGAAAAACTACTAGCTGCTATGCGAGGAGGGATAAAAACAGTTATTATTCCTGAAGATAATGAAAGAGAGCTTTCAGAAGTACCTGAAAAAATTAAAAGTAAACTCGAAATTATAAAGGTTAAGTGGATTGATCAGGTTTTAGATATTGCTCTTGAGAAAGAGTAA
- the hflX gene encoding ribosome rescue GTPase HflX → MSSDLFDRQKDAVGKGERTILVYIELTTGKQIPNSLDEFKQLAESSGLDIIDTVQVKLSFTKAQFFIGTGKVDELALIVDDKKIDLVVFSLALSPSQERNLEKVLKCQVLDRTGLILDIFALRASSFEGKLQVELAQLRHLSTRLVRGWTHLERQKGGIGLRGPGETQLETDKRLISIRIKNINKRLHKVHKQHDLGRKARIKNELPMISLAGYTNAGKSTLFNRLTKSEVYADDKLFATLDSTIRRVILPAAGEAVIADTVGFIQDLPHELVEAFKSTLEETRQANVLLHVVDASDMNNRDKIDQVQEIIEQIEAQDIPSIIVMNKIDEISGFSPRLDIDDQGNIYRVWLSANTGEGIDLLYKALSQSLSGMMTFARIKLDVQSAYIRSEIHKVGFIQKEIMNEFGQWLLEINVTSHYLERLLDKQGVSLLWEQKSQQSQMV, encoded by the coding sequence ATGTCTTCAGACTTGTTTGATCGTCAAAAAGATGCCGTTGGTAAGGGTGAAAGAACCATATTGGTTTACATTGAACTTACTACAGGTAAACAAATACCTAATAGTTTAGATGAGTTTAAGCAATTAGCAGAATCCTCTGGATTAGATATCATAGATACAGTCCAAGTTAAATTAAGCTTCACTAAAGCCCAATTTTTTATTGGCACAGGAAAAGTTGATGAATTAGCATTAATTGTAGATGATAAGAAAATTGATTTAGTTGTATTTTCTCTTGCATTATCACCTTCACAAGAGCGTAACTTAGAAAAAGTCTTAAAATGTCAGGTGCTTGACCGAACAGGCTTAATATTAGATATCTTTGCATTAAGAGCTAGTTCATTTGAGGGTAAATTGCAAGTTGAATTGGCTCAATTAAGGCATCTTTCTACAAGATTAGTAAGAGGTTGGACACACCTAGAAAGACAAAAGGGTGGAATTGGGCTTCGTGGCCCTGGTGAAACTCAGCTTGAAACTGATAAGCGCTTAATTTCAATTCGTATAAAAAATATTAACAAGCGTCTGCATAAGGTTCATAAGCAGCACGATTTAGGTCGTAAAGCACGAATTAAAAATGAACTGCCAATGATATCACTTGCTGGTTATACCAATGCTGGAAAATCAACCCTTTTTAATCGCCTGACTAAATCAGAAGTATATGCAGATGATAAATTATTTGCAACTCTTGATTCAACTATTCGAAGAGTTATTCTTCCAGCAGCTGGAGAAGCTGTCATTGCTGATACTGTTGGGTTTATCCAGGATTTACCTCATGAACTTGTAGAGGCTTTTAAATCTACTTTAGAGGAAACACGGCAAGCTAATGTCCTTCTTCATGTTGTTGATGCATCCGATATGAACAATAGAGACAAGATCGATCAAGTACAAGAAATTATTGAGCAAATTGAGGCGCAAGATATTCCAAGTATTATTGTGATGAATAAGATAGATGAGATTAGTGGTTTTTCTCCAAGATTAGACATAGATGATCAGGGAAATATTTATAGGGTATGGCTTTCTGCTAATACGGGAGAGGGGATTGATTTACTTTATAAAGCTTTATCTCAAAGTTTAAGCGGGATGATGACTTTTGCTAGAATAAAGCTTGATGTGCAGTCAGCATATATAAGAAGTGAAATCCATAAAGTTGGTTTTATTCAAAAAGAAATAATGAATGAATTTGGCCAATGGCTACTTGAAATTAATGTAACTAGTCACTATCTAGAAAGATTACTAGATAAGCAAGGTGTTTCATTATTATGGGAACAGAAATCACAACAGAGTCAAATGGTATAG
- the clpX gene encoding ATP-dependent Clp protease ATP-binding subunit ClpX yields MAQNTEDLSCSFCSKNKDEVGRLIAGPGVYICDECIESCYSLIQEQSAKDKKEQHQDWNYTPKQLFNFLNEYVIGQSHAKKVLSVAVYNHYKRLKSNYVSNKVELDKSNILLIGPTGSGKTLLAQTLARFLDVPFAVADATTLTEAGYVGDDVENVIKSLLAKCDFDPERAEQGIIFIDEIDKISRRSDSPSITRDVSGEGVQQAMLKLIEGTIASVPPQGGRKHPNQETIDVDTSKILFICGGAFDGLGKVIDRRVEKASGIGFSANVKDENDEKTLTELYKFLEPDDLIKFGLIPELVGRLAVHTSLDELDEDALVEILTKPKNSVVKQFQQFFAIEGVKLTIRKNALISIAKLAIKRKTGARGLRAILEDLLLDTMYEIPSSSSVKEVIIDKAVVETEKQPIVLHVSDKKINNIRKAS; encoded by the coding sequence ATGGCTCAAAATACTGAAGATCTTAGTTGTTCTTTTTGCTCAAAAAATAAAGATGAGGTTGGTCGCCTTATAGCCGGGCCTGGCGTTTATATCTGTGATGAATGCATAGAGTCATGCTATAGCTTAATTCAGGAGCAATCAGCTAAAGATAAAAAAGAACAGCATCAAGATTGGAATTACACACCAAAGCAATTATTTAATTTTTTAAATGAGTATGTTATTGGACAGTCTCATGCAAAAAAAGTTCTTTCTGTTGCAGTTTATAATCATTACAAGCGATTAAAGTCAAATTATGTCTCTAATAAGGTCGAGTTAGATAAGTCAAATATTTTACTAATTGGACCAACTGGAAGTGGAAAAACTCTTCTTGCTCAAACTTTAGCTAGATTTTTAGATGTTCCATTTGCAGTTGCTGATGCAACGACGCTTACTGAAGCTGGATATGTTGGTGATGATGTAGAAAATGTCATCAAAAGTCTTTTAGCAAAATGTGATTTTGATCCTGAAAGGGCAGAGCAAGGAATTATCTTTATTGATGAGATCGATAAAATTTCTCGTCGTTCTGATTCACCTTCAATAACTAGAGATGTTTCTGGAGAGGGCGTGCAGCAAGCAATGCTCAAATTAATTGAAGGAACAATTGCTTCAGTTCCTCCTCAGGGTGGAAGAAAACATCCTAATCAAGAGACAATTGATGTTGATACTTCTAAAATTTTATTTATATGTGGTGGTGCTTTTGATGGCCTTGGAAAAGTTATAGATAGGCGGGTTGAAAAAGCTTCTGGAATTGGTTTTTCTGCAAATGTAAAAGATGAAAATGATGAAAAAACATTGACTGAACTTTATAAGTTTCTTGAGCCGGATGATCTGATTAAGTTTGGATTAATTCCTGAGCTAGTTGGTCGTTTAGCAGTCCATACTTCTTTAGATGAATTGGATGAAGATGCTTTGGTTGAAATTCTTACTAAACCAAAAAATTCTGTCGTCAAACAGTTCCAACAATTCTTTGCAATTGAAGGAGTAAAACTAACAATTAGAAAAAATGCACTTATTTCAATTGCCAAACTAGCTATTAAAAGGAAAACAGGTGCAAGAGGTTTAAGGGCTATCCTAGAGGACCTTTTGCTAGATACAATGTATGAAATTCCATCCTCATCAAGTGTTAAAGAGGTTATTATTGATAAAGCAGTTGTAGAAACTGAAAAACAGCCTATCGTTCTTCACGTATCAGATAAAAAGATAAACAATATTCGAAAAGCAAGTTGA
- the clpP gene encoding ATP-dependent Clp endopeptidase proteolytic subunit ClpP: MTIQNLNQIPMVIESSGRGERAYDIYSRLLKERVIFMVGPVEDYTANVVVAQLLFLESENPDKDIHLYINSPGGSVTAGLAIYDTMQFIKPDISTLCIGQAASMGALLLTAGAKGKRFALPHARCMIHQPLGGFSGQASDIDIHAQEILKVRDNLNTILKNHTGQSLKNIQKDTDRDNFMSASESAKYGLIDKVINKR; the protein is encoded by the coding sequence ATGACAATTCAAAACTTAAATCAAATTCCTATGGTGATTGAGAGCTCTGGAAGAGGTGAGAGAGCTTATGATATCTATTCAAGACTTCTTAAAGAGCGAGTTATCTTTATGGTAGGACCAGTAGAAGATTACACCGCAAATGTAGTAGTTGCTCAGCTTCTTTTTTTAGAGTCTGAGAATCCTGATAAAGATATTCATTTATATATTAATTCCCCTGGTGGTTCTGTTACAGCAGGCCTTGCAATTTATGACACAATGCAATTTATTAAGCCAGATATTTCAACACTATGTATCGGACAAGCAGCAAGTATGGGTGCCCTTTTATTAACTGCTGGAGCAAAGGGTAAGCGTTTTGCACTTCCGCATGCTCGATGCATGATTCACCAGCCTTTAGGTGGTTTTTCAGGCCAAGCAAGTGATATCGATATTCATGCTCAAGAGATCCTAAAAGTTAGAGACAACTTGAATACAATCCTAAAGAATCATACTGGACAAAGCTTGAAAAATATTCAAAAGGATACTGATAGAGATAATTTCATGTCAGCGAGTGAATCTGCTAAATATGGACTCATTGATAAGGTAATAAATAAACGATAA
- the tig gene encoding trigger factor has translation MKTILTSLEGLKRSLKVELPIDTFNQKTDKIIENLSKQAKVDGFRKGKVPSSILRKRFGASARSDAINEIVSETLVEALTGADITPAAQPSLTNIDTDNADSFIYTIEFEVYPEIKVGSLSSLSMDQVNAKVTEQDEERALQDLQDRSAEYKSVKRKSKDGDRLLIDFEGLLDGESFEGGAAEGFEIILGRGTMIEGFEKGLIDVSSDKKVEINATFPEDYHVENLAGREAIFKVKVNEVGEPIEVKRDDEFAKKYGEKDFNSMKSRMSNQMQMELSSRLVQQNKETAFSALLAANDFDVPEATVNEEALKLQQDMESRMEQQGMPTNSKSKLPTEMFQEEASRRVKLGLLINKIATDSEIKPEKEQVDAKLNEMSLQYGESAQQMIDWYNTDPSRMANIESMVVEDLVAIHVAGQAKVKSTEKTFLEIMNPQN, from the coding sequence ATGAAGACCATATTAACCTCACTTGAGGGCTTAAAAAGATCCCTTAAAGTGGAATTACCAATAGACACTTTTAACCAAAAAACAGATAAGATTATTGAAAATCTTTCCAAACAAGCTAAAGTCGATGGCTTTAGAAAAGGTAAGGTTCCTTCTTCAATTCTGAGAAAGCGTTTTGGAGCAAGTGCAAGGTCAGATGCTATAAATGAGATAGTTAGTGAAACCCTAGTTGAGGCGCTAACTGGTGCTGATATTACTCCAGCTGCCCAACCATCTTTAACAAATATAGATACAGATAATGCAGATAGCTTTATTTATACTATTGAATTTGAAGTCTATCCTGAAATTAAAGTTGGATCATTATCCAGCTTAAGTATGGACCAGGTAAATGCAAAAGTAACTGAGCAAGATGAAGAGCGTGCTTTGCAAGATTTACAAGATAGATCTGCAGAATACAAGAGTGTTAAGAGAAAATCTAAGGATGGAGATCGTCTCCTTATTGATTTTGAAGGATTGTTAGATGGTGAATCATTTGAAGGAGGAGCTGCTGAGGGCTTTGAAATTATTTTAGGAAGAGGTACAATGATTGAAGGCTTTGAAAAAGGTCTCATCGATGTCTCTTCAGATAAGAAAGTAGAAATTAATGCAACTTTTCCAGAGGACTATCATGTTGAGAACCTAGCTGGAAGAGAGGCGATATTTAAAGTCAAGGTAAATGAGGTTGGAGAGCCAATTGAAGTTAAACGCGATGATGAGTTTGCAAAAAAATATGGTGAAAAAGATTTTAATTCAATGAAATCTCGTATGAGTAATCAGATGCAAATGGAATTAAGCTCTCGTTTAGTTCAGCAAAATAAAGAAACTGCTTTTTCCGCATTGTTAGCTGCAAATGATTTTGATGTGCCTGAGGCAACTGTAAATGAAGAGGCATTAAAGCTCCAACAAGATATGGAGTCTAGAATGGAGCAACAAGGTATGCCAACTAATTCTAAAAGTAAGCTTCCTACAGAGATGTTTCAAGAGGAGGCCTCGAGAAGAGTTAAGCTTGGATTGCTTATAAATAAAATAGCAACTGATAGCGAAATAAAGCCAGAAAAAGAGCAAGTTGATGCTAAACTTAACGAAATGTCCCTCCAGTATGGTGAAAGTGCACAGCAAATGATCGATTGGTATAACACTGATCCATCTAGAATGGCAAATATTGAGTCTATGGTTGTGGAAGATCTTGTAGCTATACATGTTGCAGGTCAGGCAAAAGTAAAATCCACTGAAAAGACATTTTTAGAAATTATGAATCCACAAAATTAA
- a CDS encoding mandelate racemase/muconate lactonizing enzyme family protein, whose product MKIISIETFTNEYIGLVRIRTDEGDEGWGQTSTYNSDITAQVVHRQVAPHILGLNGLDIEDLNREVLEREHKFPGTYLYRALCGLDTALWDIKAKRKNKSVCQLLGGESNSIPVYASSMQREISPEAEAERLLSLKEQHGYFAFKFRIGKECGHDVDQWPGRTEAIIKEVRKVLGDQVSLLVDANSAFTPSKAIEVGYMLQDFGVSHFEEPCPYWKPDWTREVKDALEIDVSGGEQDNDMRIWRHMIDTKVVDIVQPDVCYMGGVTRTLKVAKMANEANLPVTLHSANLSLVTLFSAHIMGSIENAGKYLEYSIEGLDYYPWQDNLFSPGFKIIDGHLQIGKKPGWGIEINPEWLTQSKYKVSYSGSRF is encoded by the coding sequence ATGAAGATAATAAGTATAGAGACTTTCACTAATGAGTATATTGGATTGGTTCGTATCAGGACTGACGAGGGAGATGAAGGCTGGGGTCAAACCTCCACCTATAATTCTGATATTACTGCCCAGGTTGTTCATCGACAGGTTGCTCCTCATATTTTAGGACTAAATGGACTAGATATTGAAGACTTAAATAGAGAGGTTCTAGAAAGAGAACATAAGTTTCCAGGTACATATTTATATAGAGCCCTTTGTGGTCTTGATACGGCTTTATGGGATATTAAGGCTAAGCGTAAAAATAAAAGTGTTTGTCAGTTGCTAGGAGGTGAATCCAATTCTATTCCTGTTTATGCCTCAAGTATGCAGAGAGAGATATCTCCTGAAGCAGAAGCTGAAAGGCTACTTTCACTGAAGGAACAGCATGGTTATTTTGCATTTAAATTCAGAATCGGTAAGGAGTGTGGACATGATGTTGACCAATGGCCTGGGCGAACTGAGGCAATTATTAAAGAGGTTCGTAAGGTTTTAGGTGATCAGGTTTCTTTGTTAGTAGATGCTAATAGCGCATTCACACCATCTAAGGCTATTGAAGTTGGATATATGTTACAAGACTTCGGTGTAAGTCATTTTGAAGAACCTTGTCCTTATTGGAAGCCAGACTGGACAAGAGAGGTTAAAGATGCATTAGAGATAGATGTTAGTGGAGGTGAGCAAGATAATGATATGAGAATTTGGAGGCATATGATAGATACTAAGGTGGTAGATATTGTTCAGCCAGATGTTTGTTATATGGGGGGTGTTACCAGAACTCTAAAAGTAGCAAAGATGGCAAATGAGGCAAATTTACCAGTTACTTTACATTCTGCAAATTTATCCTTAGTTACACTTTTTTCTGCTCATATTATGGGCTCTATTGAGAATGCTGGAAAATATTTAGAATACTCAATAGAGGGGCTTGACTACTATCCATGGCAAGATAATTTATTTTCTCCAGGCTTTAAGATTATTGATGGCCATCTTCAAATAGGAAAAAAACCAGGCTGGGGCATTGAGATTAATCCAGAGTGGCTAACTCAGTCTAAGTATAAAGTGAGTTATTCGGGATCTCGTTTTTAG